From the genome of Sulfurovum sp. NBC37-1, one region includes:
- a CDS encoding DnaJ domain-containing protein: MQSPTEEIEHALEVLDLPKLVTKADIKRQYRYIAKKHHPDIGGDPRKMEEINYAYRLLMKYIEEFRYTFDENEISKQFPGAQHAEQFKP; encoded by the coding sequence ATGCAATCACCAACGGAAGAGATCGAACATGCTTTGGAAGTACTTGATCTTCCCAAACTGGTCACCAAAGCAGATATCAAACGGCAGTACCGGTATATCGCCAAAAAACATCATCCAGACATTGGTGGAGATCCCCGAAAAATGGAGGAGATCAACTATGCGTACAGATTGTTGATGAAGTATATAGAAGAGTTTCGTTATACTTTTGATGAGAATGAGATCAGTAAACAATTCCCCGGAGCACAACATGCAGAACAGTTCAAGCCCTGA
- the recR gene encoding recombination mediator RecR → MKNYKIEAFENLVEAFGSFPSIGKKSAIRLAYHSVMEDGFAAMKLAHAIETAVNSIHKCSKCHNMSEDELCSICSDPYRDTAKLCIVQSAKDILTIEESGQFDGVYYVISEVRDLDEAHLFYAVEGVEEIIFAFPPSIATDTMILYIEDKLQGLPISFTKIAQGVPTGVELENIDIMSLSRALEARVKI, encoded by the coding sequence ATGAAAAACTATAAAATAGAAGCCTTTGAGAACCTGGTGGAAGCCTTTGGTTCTTTCCCGTCCATAGGGAAGAAATCCGCTATCCGTCTGGCCTACCACTCTGTTATGGAAGATGGCTTTGCCGCAATGAAACTGGCTCATGCCATCGAGACAGCGGTCAACAGTATACACAAGTGCAGCAAGTGCCATAACATGAGCGAAGACGAGCTCTGCAGCATCTGTTCAGACCCTTATCGTGATACGGCCAAACTCTGTATCGTTCAGAGTGCAAAAGATATTCTTACCATTGAAGAGAGCGGGCAGTTCGACGGGGTTTATTATGTTATCTCCGAAGTGCGTGACCTGGATGAAGCGCATCTTTTCTATGCGGTAGAAGGAGTGGAGGAGATCATCTTCGCTTTCCCGCCGAGTATCGCTACGGATACGATGATCCTTTATATTGAAGACAAACTGCAGGGACTGCCAATCAGTTTCACGAAGATCGCACAGGGGGTGCCTACGGGTGTGGAGTTGGAAAATATAGACATTATGTCACTCTCGCGTGCGCTTGAGGCGAGAGTGAAAATATAA
- a CDS encoding LPS-assembly protein LptD: MLKRLLSVLLALMSILLAEGTSNDPVHNKIEITAKHLNSTKTTVMATDGTVVYYQGSVIRSDRALYNKETYLLVLDGNIEMIGYQGTKEHMAHLEIHTDTKEVTFEELFFISKNDVWLFTQKANKKEGNYTFGQTVLSSCEVTDPTWKMVASRAVYDSEDKYMKAYDAKMYFKDVPILYTPYMAFSTDRQRKSGLLFPFVGYRESEGFIYEQPIYWAISDSMDLELNPQVRTERSLGMYGTFRFVDTDHSSGQMRVGYFQDSEAYQQRKNTKEREHYGAEIKYDSTRLISGLLPGGFKDELYLNAIYLNDVEYLNLQQSGFGDFGQVPIQESRLNYFLANDDYYFGLNAKYFIDTRLENNDKTIQQLPAIQLHKYLDSLIWNNLTYSVDFQLKNFDRIEGSTMKQAEMRVPFEFTTAFLDDFVNLSLGETFYYNKSFFGNDNYSYNDFQFYSNYHNAKIFSDLTKKYDSFVHVLQPSIEYLLPGSESQKPVDFETLDPRQKELFVVTPKEEYYALALSQYFYDNDMKLKFYQRISQRYYAARPYKYADLSNEMQYNWGKWQFYSDITYAWEFNEIRESSTRVSLNESSYNFSLSHTFKQQLSDTLIDVSANDINLNFGYRWSDHLRLNGGLTYNIDTSESKQWLFGGQYKQDCWGVSAALRQDITPRPEGEATTENSFYIQFDFTPFVSIGSGSFQ; the protein is encoded by the coding sequence ATGCTTAAAAGACTCCTTTCTGTTCTATTGGCATTGATGTCAATACTCCTGGCAGAAGGAACATCGAATGACCCTGTTCATAACAAGATCGAGATCACCGCAAAGCATTTAAACTCTACCAAAACAACTGTCATGGCTACGGATGGCACAGTAGTCTACTATCAGGGGTCTGTTATACGGTCGGACAGGGCACTTTACAACAAAGAGACGTACCTGTTGGTACTTGATGGCAATATAGAGATGATCGGATATCAGGGGACTAAAGAGCATATGGCACATCTTGAGATCCATACCGATACAAAAGAGGTCACATTCGAAGAACTTTTTTTTATCAGTAAGAACGATGTATGGCTCTTTACCCAGAAAGCGAACAAAAAAGAGGGAAACTATACCTTTGGACAGACAGTGCTTTCCAGTTGTGAAGTGACGGACCCTACGTGGAAGATGGTCGCTTCCCGTGCAGTCTATGACAGTGAAGACAAATATATGAAAGCCTATGATGCCAAAATGTATTTTAAAGATGTACCGATCCTCTATACCCCCTATATGGCTTTTTCAACCGACAGACAACGTAAATCGGGGCTACTTTTTCCTTTTGTGGGCTACAGGGAAAGTGAAGGGTTCATTTACGAACAGCCGATCTACTGGGCGATCTCGGACAGTATGGACCTTGAACTCAATCCCCAGGTTCGTACCGAAAGGAGTCTCGGTATGTATGGTACGTTCCGATTCGTGGATACGGATCACTCCTCCGGCCAGATGAGGGTAGGGTATTTCCAGGACAGTGAAGCCTATCAGCAGAGAAAAAATACCAAAGAGCGTGAACATTACGGTGCGGAAATCAAATATGATTCGACCAGACTGATCAGTGGTCTCCTGCCCGGCGGATTCAAAGATGAACTCTATCTCAATGCGATCTATCTGAACGATGTGGAATATCTGAACCTTCAGCAGAGCGGTTTTGGTGATTTTGGACAGGTTCCAATCCAGGAATCACGGCTCAATTATTTTCTGGCCAACGATGACTACTATTTTGGGCTTAATGCAAAATACTTCATCGATACCAGACTTGAGAACAATGACAAGACCATTCAGCAGCTTCCGGCAATTCAGCTGCACAAATATCTTGACAGTCTGATCTGGAACAACCTGACCTATTCTGTAGATTTTCAGCTGAAAAATTTTGACCGGATTGAAGGTTCGACCATGAAACAGGCTGAAATGAGAGTCCCTTTTGAATTCACAACCGCTTTTCTGGATGATTTCGTCAATCTCTCTCTGGGAGAGACATTCTATTATAATAAATCGTTTTTTGGCAATGATAACTACAGCTATAATGATTTTCAGTTTTACAGTAATTACCACAATGCCAAGATATTTTCTGACCTGACGAAGAAGTATGACAGTTTTGTTCATGTTTTACAGCCGTCCATCGAATATCTTCTCCCCGGATCAGAATCCCAAAAGCCGGTCGACTTTGAAACCTTGGACCCTAGACAGAAAGAGCTGTTCGTCGTTACGCCAAAAGAGGAATATTATGCCCTTGCGCTCAGTCAGTATTTTTATGATAACGATATGAAGTTGAAATTTTACCAGAGGATCTCCCAACGTTATTATGCAGCCAGACCATACAAATACGCCGATCTTAGCAATGAGATGCAGTATAACTGGGGAAAATGGCAGTTCTACAGTGATATTACCTATGCGTGGGAGTTCAATGAGATACGGGAATCATCCACCCGTGTTTCACTCAACGAGAGCAGCTACAACTTTTCATTGAGCCATACCTTCAAGCAGCAGCTTTCCGATACGCTGATCGACGTATCGGCCAACGATATTAATCTCAATTTCGGATACCGATGGAGCGATCACCTACGTTTGAATGGCGGATTGACCTACAATATAGATACTTCCGAGAGTAAACAATGGCTCTTTGGCGGACAATACAAACAGGACTGTTGGGGTGTGAGTGCCGCACTGAGACAGGATATCACTCCAAGACCGGAAGGCGAAGCAACCACAGAGAACAGTTTTTATATACAGTTTGATTTTACACCTTTCGTCAGTATCGGGTCAGGGAGTTTCCAATAA
- a CDS encoding F0F1 ATP synthase subunit C, with the protein MKKFFLLFLALGAVAFAGEGESMIKAYSVVAAGVGLGLAALGGAVGMGHTAAATIAGTARNPGLGGKLMTTMFIALAMIEAQVIYTLVIALIALYANPFIG; encoded by the coding sequence ATGAAAAAGTTTTTCTTACTTTTCTTGGCACTTGGTGCTGTTGCTTTCGCCGGTGAAGGCGAATCTATGATCAAAGCATACTCAGTAGTTGCTGCTGGTGTCGGTCTTGGCCTTGCTGCACTTGGTGGTGCGGTAGGTATGGGTCATACTGCTGCTGCAACTATCGCTGGTACTGCTAGAAACCCAGGTCTTGGCGGTAAGCTGATGACTACAATGTTCATTGCTCTTGCGATGATCGAAGCACAGGTTATCTATACATTGGTAATTGCGCTTATCGCTCTTTACGCCAACCCTTTTATCGGTTAA
- a CDS encoding HU family DNA-binding protein — protein sequence MTKAEFVELVQKNGEFESKAAAERAVKAFITSVTEALVNKDTVSLVGFGTFSTVDVAEKSGKVPGTNKTYTKPAHTAPKFKIGKTLKDAVAGN from the coding sequence ATGACAAAAGCAGAGTTTGTAGAACTGGTACAGAAGAACGGAGAATTCGAGAGTAAGGCAGCAGCGGAGAGAGCAGTTAAAGCATTCATCACATCTGTTACTGAAGCACTTGTGAACAAAGACACTGTATCATTGGTAGGTTTCGGAACATTCTCTACAGTAGATGTAGCGGAAAAATCGGGTAAAGTTCCAGGAACTAACAAAACTTATACAAAACCGGCTCACACAGCGCCTAAGTTCAAAATCGGTAAGACACTTAAAGACGCAGTTGCAGGTAACTAA
- a CDS encoding polyribonucleotide nucleotidyltransferase produces the protein MNEQIIEINLNNLDEKYEFNKIAKQASGAVMYRQGKAVLIAAVAVDEKAVEEDFLPLTVQYMERSYAAAKIPGGFIKRETKPGDFETLTSRIVDRSLRPLFPKGFYYPVTISVMVVSSDSEVDMQVAALHAANAALYVSDISVQRSIAAVRVGKIEDELVLNPTLSQQDESVLDLLVVGSEQDIIMIEMRAIASEKIDDIEMDMIDPMMGGVPLILEHQECNEVDNEALVDAIAFAAKAIEEASAIYEKEFTPVMRTPLGLSLAEEKVDEELYAYIKENYSEAVAKAISHMAKSERSTELKKVRAQIMEALESEGKEADKELVSKVLDRYKTTVVRDMILDKGIRADGRGLDEVRPITIETNILPSVHGSCLFTRGQTQALVTATLGDKKDAQMFELITDKNTQSENFMVHYNFPGYSVGEAKFIGAPGRRELGHGNLAKRALEPVIPINYDGTIRLVSEVLESNGSSSMATICGGALALRAAEVDMVELVAGIAMGLVTDGERVAVLTDIMGLEDHDGDMDFKIAGTRNGITALQMDIKLGGIDLITLKVALEKAAQGKDHILDLMEEAEKKMESSQALPSTEHFSINPQKIADIIGKAGATIRDIIEKFEVSIDLDRDKGGVKLSGHDKEKVAAAKEHIEKIANAPVRKQMQYEVGKTYVGKVKKIVDFGIFVEMPDGFDALLHISKVAKERVNNLNERYHEGDDITVVVMEQKGKKVELATPEYLA, from the coding sequence ATGAATGAACAGATAATTGAGATAAACCTGAACAATCTTGACGAAAAATATGAATTTAATAAAATAGCCAAACAGGCAAGTGGTGCAGTGATGTACCGACAGGGAAAAGCAGTACTCATTGCAGCGGTCGCGGTCGATGAAAAAGCAGTAGAGGAAGATTTTCTTCCTCTGACGGTACAGTATATGGAGCGTTCCTATGCGGCAGCGAAAATCCCAGGTGGTTTCATCAAAAGAGAGACGAAGCCTGGTGATTTCGAAACACTGACCTCGCGTATAGTGGACCGTTCACTGCGCCCGCTTTTCCCCAAAGGGTTTTATTATCCTGTGACAATCTCAGTAATGGTGGTCAGCAGCGACAGTGAGGTTGATATGCAGGTGGCAGCACTTCATGCAGCCAATGCTGCGCTGTATGTTTCCGATATTTCTGTGCAGAGGAGCATCGCAGCGGTCAGGGTAGGAAAAATAGAAGATGAACTGGTACTCAATCCTACGCTGAGCCAACAGGATGAAAGTGTACTGGACTTGCTTGTGGTAGGTTCTGAACAAGATATCATAATGATCGAGATGCGTGCAATCGCTTCGGAGAAGATCGACGATATCGAAATGGATATGATCGATCCTATGATGGGTGGTGTTCCGCTGATCCTGGAGCATCAGGAGTGTAATGAGGTGGACAATGAAGCGTTGGTGGATGCCATTGCATTTGCGGCTAAGGCCATTGAAGAGGCAAGTGCCATCTATGAAAAAGAGTTCACACCTGTCATGAGAACACCACTTGGTCTTTCGTTGGCTGAAGAAAAAGTGGATGAAGAGCTGTATGCATATATAAAAGAAAACTACAGTGAAGCTGTAGCCAAAGCGATCTCACATATGGCAAAGAGTGAGCGTTCTACTGAATTGAAAAAAGTACGTGCACAGATCATGGAAGCTCTGGAATCGGAAGGGAAAGAGGCAGATAAAGAGCTGGTTTCCAAAGTGCTCGACCGATACAAAACTACGGTCGTACGTGATATGATATTGGACAAAGGGATCCGGGCGGACGGAAGAGGGCTCGATGAGGTCAGGCCGATCACTATCGAGACCAATATCCTTCCTTCGGTACACGGTTCATGTCTCTTTACACGGGGACAGACACAGGCATTGGTGACAGCCACACTGGGAGATAAAAAAGATGCACAGATGTTCGAACTCATTACCGACAAAAATACCCAGTCGGAGAATTTCATGGTTCATTACAATTTTCCTGGGTACTCTGTAGGGGAAGCGAAGTTCATCGGTGCGCCTGGCCGTAGGGAACTGGGGCATGGAAATCTGGCCAAAAGAGCTCTTGAACCGGTGATCCCTATCAATTATGACGGAACGATCCGTCTCGTCTCAGAAGTATTGGAGAGTAACGGTTCTTCCTCCATGGCGACCATCTGCGGTGGAGCTTTGGCATTGCGTGCCGCGGAGGTTGATATGGTCGAACTGGTTGCCGGTATCGCCATGGGTTTGGTGACAGATGGAGAAAGGGTGGCAGTACTGACCGATATCATGGGACTTGAAGATCATGACGGTGATATGGATTTCAAAATAGCCGGCACAAGAAACGGTATTACGGCACTTCAGATGGATATCAAATTGGGCGGTATTGACCTTATCACACTCAAAGTCGCTCTGGAAAAAGCGGCACAGGGGAAAGACCATATTCTTGACCTGATGGAAGAGGCAGAGAAGAAAATGGAATCGAGCCAGGCACTGCCGAGTACCGAGCATTTCAGTATCAACCCCCAGAAGATCGCCGATATCATAGGCAAAGCGGGTGCAACGATCCGTGATATCATCGAAAAATTCGAAGTCAGTATCGACCTTGACCGTGACAAAGGTGGGGTGAAACTTTCAGGACATGACAAAGAGAAGGTCGCTGCCGCCAAAGAGCATATCGAGAAGATCGCCAACGCACCTGTGAGAAAGCAGATGCAATATGAAGTAGGAAAGACCTATGTCGGTAAAGTCAAGAAGATCGTAGATTTCGGCATCTTTGTCGAAATGCCGGATGGTTTCGATGCCCTGCTTCACATATCTAAAGTCGCCAAAGAGAGAGTCAATAACCTCAATGAGCGTTACCATGAAGGTGATGATATTACGGTGGTGGTGATGGAACAGAAGGGGAAAAAGGTAGAGTTGGCTACACCAGAGTACCTGGCTTAG
- the dnaJ gene encoding molecular chaperone DnaJ yields MSEMDYYEVLEVSRDCSGAELKKAYRKLALKYHPDRNPDDQEAEEKFKIVNEAYQVLSDDEKRTIYDRYGKEGLEGQGMGGGFGGANMDDIMDIFNSMFGGGGGGFGGFGRTRRDPSQKYALDFEIELPLAFNEAVFGCEKKIDITYKTPCEECGGTGAKDGKMETCDYCGGQGQVLMRQGPMQFAQTCPKCHGEGRKIAQKCPSCQGKGYHEETETVTIKVPAGVDSGNRLRVPGHGNEAKNGQRGDLYLTFYVEEDEHFIRNGNDIYIEVPVFFTQAILGETISIPTLDGELELELKQSTKDKEQFIFEGEGVPDVHNGRKGRLIAQVRMILPKKINEEQKELLEKLQESYGVESRPHKSTFESAFDKVKNWFKN; encoded by the coding sequence ATGAGTGAAATGGATTATTATGAAGTACTTGAGGTCAGCAGGGACTGTTCGGGTGCCGAGCTGAAAAAAGCCTATAGAAAACTGGCACTGAAGTACCATCCGGACCGCAATCCTGACGATCAGGAAGCCGAAGAGAAATTCAAAATTGTCAATGAAGCCTATCAGGTGCTCAGCGACGACGAGAAGCGTACCATCTATGACCGTTACGGTAAAGAAGGTCTTGAAGGACAGGGGATGGGCGGCGGCTTCGGCGGTGCCAACATGGACGATATCATGGATATCTTCAACTCTATGTTCGGCGGAGGCGGTGGAGGCTTTGGCGGTTTCGGAAGAACACGCAGAGATCCAAGCCAGAAATATGCCCTGGATTTCGAGATAGAACTTCCTCTTGCTTTCAATGAAGCGGTATTCGGATGTGAAAAGAAAATTGACATCACCTACAAAACACCTTGCGAAGAATGTGGCGGGACCGGTGCCAAAGACGGAAAGATGGAAACCTGTGACTACTGCGGCGGACAGGGACAGGTCCTCATGAGACAGGGGCCGATGCAGTTTGCACAGACCTGTCCGAAGTGTCATGGCGAAGGCAGGAAGATCGCGCAGAAATGCCCAAGCTGCCAGGGTAAAGGGTATCATGAAGAAACAGAGACCGTTACCATCAAGGTCCCTGCCGGTGTCGACAGCGGTAACCGCCTGCGTGTCCCGGGACACGGGAATGAAGCAAAGAACGGCCAAAGAGGCGACCTCTACCTAACTTTTTATGTGGAAGAGGATGAGCATTTCATACGTAACGGAAATGACATCTACATTGAAGTACCCGTGTTCTTCACACAGGCGATCCTTGGTGAGACCATCTCCATCCCGACACTCGACGGCGAACTCGAACTCGAACTCAAACAGAGCACCAAAGATAAAGAGCAGTTTATTTTTGAAGGCGAAGGAGTACCGGATGTCCACAACGGCAGAAAAGGCCGTCTCATCGCACAAGTGAGAATGATCCTGCCGAAAAAGATCAATGAAGAGCAGAAAGAACTGCTTGAGAAGCTTCAGGAAAGCTACGGTGTGGAAAGCCGTCCGCATAAAAGTACTTTTGAGTCAGCCTTTGATAAGGTTAAGAACTGGTTCAAAAACTGA
- a CDS encoding DUF5718 family protein has protein sequence MDLTKVIGLGVAGNFAHHLEQAGELEDFKNVVTAEPDAPKGIFPFYLPRSDTFLGVYSIGTERLDLPNYDANAQVEPEIAVLFTIVYDAEHKVTDLIAEKFTTFNDCTIRKEGAKKISEKKSWGPNSKGIGDKWIDIDRFEKGGIMDRYHLCSFVRRDGVLHPYGVDAPLPGYSYFYEKLKNWLIEKMNTQEDFGPLENIAEHLKACGYPKQALISIGATAYAEFGEKNYLQQGDEVYVIAYDASKEKGDLTRGKSKAILHQKVQ, from the coding sequence ATGGATCTGACAAAAGTAATTGGATTGGGTGTGGCAGGGAATTTTGCTCACCATTTGGAACAGGCTGGTGAGTTGGAAGATTTCAAAAATGTTGTTACGGCCGAGCCGGATGCGCCCAAAGGGATATTTCCTTTTTATCTTCCCAGAAGCGATACGTTTCTGGGAGTCTATTCCATAGGGACAGAGAGGCTTGACCTTCCCAATTATGATGCCAATGCCCAGGTCGAACCTGAGATAGCAGTTCTTTTTACCATTGTCTATGATGCAGAGCATAAAGTAACGGACCTCATAGCTGAAAAGTTTACTACCTTCAATGACTGTACCATTCGTAAAGAGGGAGCCAAAAAGATATCCGAAAAGAAATCATGGGGCCCAAACTCCAAAGGGATAGGTGATAAATGGATAGATATTGACAGGTTCGAAAAGGGCGGTATCATGGACCGATACCATCTCTGTTCTTTTGTGAGACGTGACGGTGTGTTGCATCCTTACGGTGTAGATGCCCCACTGCCTGGATACTCCTACTTTTATGAAAAACTGAAAAACTGGTTGATCGAGAAGATGAACACACAGGAAGATTTCGGACCTCTTGAGAATATTGCCGAACATTTAAAGGCTTGCGGATACCCCAAGCAGGCCCTGATCTCTATAGGGGCCACTGCCTATGCGGAATTCGGGGAGAAGAATTATCTGCAACAGGGAGATGAAGTCTATGTGATCGCGTATGATGCAAGTAAAGAAAAAGGTGATCTTACAAGGGGGAAAAGCAAGGCGATACTGCACCAGAAGGTACAGTAA
- a CDS encoding ferritin family protein gives MRQYESYKCNKCGNVVEVSHVGGGTLVCCGEDMECITGDLTLVNLLKAFAGESQARNRYEYYAKVAQKEGYRDIAAHFQRAANNEKEHAKLELALHNRMKNSSEESWGDTIANLEDAIAGESYENLTMYPDFAAIAKEEGHSEAARLFKNIGQVEVEHEKMYRELLNRLSEGHEFASDEEEVWICEVCGHVHYGKKAPKKCPVCGHPEPYFSRKVESK, from the coding sequence ATGAGACAATACGAATCATACAAGTGCAACAAATGTGGAAACGTCGTAGAGGTATCGCATGTAGGCGGAGGTACGCTGGTATGCTGCGGAGAAGATATGGAATGTATTACCGGCGATCTTACTCTAGTCAATCTGCTCAAAGCATTTGCCGGTGAGAGCCAGGCAAGAAACCGCTATGAGTATTATGCCAAAGTAGCCCAAAAAGAGGGCTACCGTGACATCGCTGCCCATTTTCAGAGAGCCGCGAACAACGAAAAAGAGCATGCTAAACTCGAACTTGCTCTTCATAACCGTATGAAGAACAGCAGTGAGGAATCATGGGGTGACACTATTGCCAACCTGGAAGATGCCATAGCAGGCGAAAGCTATGAGAACCTGACCATGTATCCTGATTTTGCGGCCATAGCCAAAGAAGAGGGACACAGCGAAGCAGCACGCCTCTTCAAGAATATCGGGCAGGTCGAAGTAGAACATGAAAAAATGTACAGAGAACTTCTCAACCGTTTGAGTGAAGGGCATGAATTTGCCAGTGATGAGGAAGAGGTCTGGATATGCGAAGTATGCGGACATGTCCACTACGGCAAAAAAGCACCTAAAAAATGCCCTGTATGCGGCCACCCGGAACCTTACTTCTCACGTAAAGTAGAATCCAAGTAA
- a CDS encoding Dabb family protein, whose protein sequence is MIVHIVMFKFKEENKKANIIQAKQMLENLMGAVPSLRSIDVGVNFSEEERAMDLSIITSFEGREGLDAYAIHPEHLKVVDFIKEVVEYSKVVDYHRE, encoded by the coding sequence ATGATAGTACATATTGTAATGTTCAAGTTCAAGGAAGAGAATAAAAAAGCCAATATCATCCAGGCAAAACAGATGCTTGAAAACCTGATGGGTGCCGTACCGAGTCTGAGAAGTATCGATGTCGGTGTGAACTTTTCCGAAGAGGAACGTGCGATGGATCTGAGTATTATCACCTCATTTGAGGGCAGAGAGGGACTGGATGCCTATGCCATACACCCCGAACATCTTAAAGTGGTTGATTTCATCAAAGAGGTGGTAGAATACTCCAAAGTTGTGGATTATCATAGAGAATAA
- a CDS encoding RDD family protein, which produces MDSISLPIAANSKRVWSFVIDDIVINLFLMIIFSSQLTALMSGITEVNQESVVLVNQFIMDNIVIVLAIKVLYHGVLIWQSGMTVGKYVMKIKAVDMVSGETPTLVQALWRASVRLISEMIFYIGFLFAFFSPLHQTLHDKLSNIVVIDA; this is translated from the coding sequence ATGGACAGTATCTCATTGCCTATTGCCGCTAACAGTAAACGTGTCTGGTCTTTTGTGATAGATGATATAGTGATCAATCTTTTTCTGATGATCATTTTCTCTTCACAGCTGACAGCTCTGATGTCAGGTATCACTGAGGTGAATCAGGAATCTGTTGTACTTGTCAACCAATTCATTATGGACAACATTGTCATTGTACTTGCGATCAAAGTACTTTATCATGGTGTATTGATATGGCAGAGTGGTATGACAGTGGGTAAGTATGTCATGAAGATCAAAGCTGTCGATATGGTCAGTGGCGAAACCCCTACATTGGTACAGGCGCTCTGGCGTGCATCGGTACGTCTGATCTCCGAAATGATCTTTTATATCGGCTTTCTTTTCGCTTTTTTTTCCCCGCTGCACCAGACCCTGCACGATAAACTTTCGAACATCGTGGTGATCGATGCTTAA
- a CDS encoding phosphoribosyltransferase, which yields MQNSSSPEIYFENRKDAADKLIETLPLELLRNNETVVIGVSEGGVYFADQIAKAVDAQMDILLTEPIMAPNNHELAIAMISETEDLVMHKALIDSFGINEDYVYAEAQRKYEEKVLSYIYKYRKGKELASLKGKYVVLADECIETGLTMMVALKSVIGEEAKNIYIATPILDVAVYQNLLSVCDGVFCPYKIQDYISIEYYYKEFGPLEYEDVMQIVEQDENIPKV from the coding sequence ATGCAGAACAGTTCAAGCCCTGAGATCTATTTTGAGAATAGAAAAGATGCCGCAGACAAGCTCATAGAAACGCTTCCACTTGAGCTGCTGCGTAACAATGAGACCGTTGTGATCGGTGTGAGTGAAGGTGGAGTTTATTTTGCCGACCAGATTGCCAAAGCGGTCGATGCCCAGATGGATATCCTTCTGACCGAACCTATTATGGCACCGAACAATCATGAATTGGCTATCGCGATGATCTCGGAAACAGAAGACCTGGTGATGCATAAAGCACTGATAGATTCTTTTGGCATCAATGAGGATTATGTCTATGCCGAGGCGCAGAGAAAGTATGAGGAAAAGGTGCTCTCCTATATTTACAAATACAGAAAAGGTAAAGAGCTTGCTTCGTTAAAAGGAAAATATGTCGTACTTGCCGATGAATGTATAGAGACGGGACTTACGATGATGGTGGCACTCAAATCCGTTATCGGGGAAGAAGCGAAGAATATCTACATAGCTACGCCAATCCTGGATGTAGCTGTCTATCAGAACCTGCTTTCTGTCTGTGACGGTGTTTTCTGCCCTTATAAGATACAAGACTATATTTCGATAGAATACTACTACAAAGAATTCGGTCCACTCGAATATGAGGATGTAATGCAGATCGTTGAGCAAGATGAAAATATACCAAAAGTATGA
- a CDS encoding L,D-transpeptidase — MKKFLLMSIGWMLLTQLAFAGDPASKVFPLSKSRFAVVHNGQEKIVDLSGQDYIVVSLREEGADGIAYAIDRDGVVWWAASISSGAKGHETPSGIFPIFRKERFYMSKAHPDPKGINNMDFSLWFTSQGHAIHMGNDDGMSHGCIHVGKKGAATMFKWAKKGTKVVVTREHYLPFVYYDLRKSGYKESKVKKGYIKQYLKTMKPVKPHMPE, encoded by the coding sequence ATGAAAAAATTCTTACTAATGAGTATCGGATGGATGCTCTTGACCCAACTTGCATTTGCCGGTGACCCCGCAAGTAAAGTATTTCCGCTCAGTAAAAGCAGGTTTGCCGTGGTCCATAACGGACAGGAGAAGATCGTCGATCTTTCCGGGCAGGACTATATTGTGGTCTCTCTCAGAGAGGAAGGTGCAGACGGAATCGCCTATGCCATAGATAGAGACGGTGTTGTCTGGTGGGCTGCATCCATATCTTCAGGAGCTAAAGGGCACGAGACACCATCGGGTATCTTCCCAATTTTCAGAAAAGAGCGTTTCTATATGTCCAAGGCTCATCCGGACCCAAAGGGGATCAACAATATGGACTTTTCACTCTGGTTCACATCTCAGGGGCACGCGATCCATATGGGGAACGACGACGGTATGTCTCACGGCTGTATTCATGTGGGGAAAAAAGGTGCGGCAACTATGTTCAAATGGGCAAAAAAAGGAACAAAGGTGGTTGTTACGAGAGAACATTATCTCCCTTTTGTCTATTATGATCTAAGAAAAAGCGGATACAAAGAGTCAAAGGTTAAGAAAGGATACATTAAACAGTACCTCAAAACAATGAAGCCCGTCAAACCACATATGCCTGAGTAG